The Pygocentrus nattereri isolate fPygNat1 chromosome 4, fPygNat1.pri, whole genome shotgun sequence genome includes a window with the following:
- the cpsf3 gene encoding cleavage and polyadenylation specificity factor subunit 3 gives MATKRKADVPVPAEESDQLLIRPLGAGQEVGRSCIILEFKGRKIMLDCGIHPGLEGMDALPYIDLIDPAEIDLLLISHFHLDHCGALPWFLQKTSFKGRTFMTHATKAIYRWLLSDYVKVSNISADDMLYTETDLEESMDKIETINFHEVKEVAGIKFWCYHAGHVLGAAMFMIEIAGVKLLYTGDFSRQEDRHLMAAEIPSVKPDILITESTYGTHIHEKREEREARFCNTVHDIVNREGRCLIPVFALGRAQELLLILDEYWQNHPELHDIPIYYASSLAKKCMAVYQTYVNAMNDKIRKAININNPFVFKHISNLKSMDHFDDIGPSVVMASPGMMQSGLSRELFESWCTDKRNGVIIAGYCVEGTLAKHIMSEPEEITTMSGQKLQLKMSVDYISFSAHTDYQQTSEFIRALKPPHVILVHGEQNEMARLKAALIREYEDNDEVHIEVHNPRNTEAVTLNFRGEKLAKVMGSLADKKCIQGQRVSGILVKRNFSYHILTPSDLSNYTDLAMSTVKQTQAVPFTGPFPLLHNQLCYLAGNVEEVEAAEKTTLRIFNSITLVHDGNMVLLEWVSNPLNDMYADAVTTVVLEVQSNPKAQKAIKPSEEKVDPDVFQNRLQIMFQDMFGDECVDLKDKNNLSITVDGKTVYVNLETRMVEYEDSSADDESLKEMVELAVQRLYDAMNPVM, from the exons atggCTACGAAGCGTAAAGCAGACGTGCCGGTGCCCGCTGAGGAAAGTGACCAGCTCCTCATTAGACCTCT AGGCGCTGGTCAAGAGGTGGGCAGATCATGCATCATCTTGGAGTTTAAGGGGCGTAAAATTATG CTGGACTGTGGCATCCATCCTGGCCTAGAGGGAATGGACGCACTGCCTTACATTGATCTGATTGATCCTGCTGAAATCGATCTTTTGCTCATCAGCCA TTTTCATCTGGACCACTGTGGGGCATTGCCATGGTTTTTACAGAAAACAAGCTTTAAAGGAAGGACCTTTATGACACATGCAACCAAAGCCATCTACCGCTGGCTACTTTCAGATTACGTCAAAGTCAG TAATATTTCAGCAGATGACATGCTGTATACAGAAACAGACCTGGAGGAGAGCATGGACAAGATTGAGACCATAAACTTCCATGAAGTGAAAGAGGTGGCTGGCATTAAGTTCTGGTGCTACCATGCTGGCCACGTTTTGGGAGCAGCTATGTTCATGATTGAGATTGCAGGTGTAAAG CTTCTTTATACAGGAGACTTCTCTCGTCAAGAAGACAGACATCTAATGGCAGCAGAGATTCCTAGTGTTAAACCAGACATCCTCATCACT GAGTCCACATACGGTACACACATCcatgagaaaagagaagaaagagaagccCGCTTTTGTAACACAGTTCATGACATTGTGAATCGGGAAGGGCGCTGTCTCATCCCTGTCTTTGCCCTGGGCAGAGCCCAGGAGCTGCTGCTTATCCTTG ATGAGTACTGGCAGAATCATCCTGAGCTTCACGACATTCCTATCTACTATGCCTCGTCCTTGGCCAAAAAGTGCATGGCTGTGTACCAGACGTATGTTAACGCCATGAACGACAAGATCCGCAAGGCTATCAACATCAACAACCCCTTTGTCTTCAAGCATATCAGCAACCTCAAG AGCATGGACCATTTTGATGACATCGGTCCCAGTGTGGTGATGGCATCTCCTGGTATGATGCAGAGTGGTCTCTCCAGAGAGCTGTTTGAGAGTTGGTGCACTGACAAGAGGAATGGCGTTATCATTGCTGGCTACTGTGTGGAGGGAACGCTTGCTAAG CACATCATGTCTGAGCCAGAGGAGATCACCACCATGTCAGGCCAGAAGCTGCAGCTGAAGATGTCTGTAGACTACATCTCCTTCTCGGCTCACACTGACTACCAGCAGACTAGCGAGTTCATTCGAGCACTCAAACCACCCCATGTG ATCCTGGTGCATGGGGAGCAGAATGAGATGGCACGTCTAAAGGCAGCCCTTATTAGAGAGTATGAAGACAACGACGAGGTTCACATTGAGGTGCATAATCCCCGCAACACTGAGGCAGTTACCCTCAACTTTAGGGGAGAGAAACTGGCCAAG GTGATGGGCTCACTTGCTGATAAAAAGTGTATACAGGGCCAGAGGGTCTCTGGGATTTTGGTGAAACGCAACTTCAGTTACCACATCCTCACCCCCTCTGACCTCTCCA atTATACAGATCTGGCTATGAGCACAGTGAAGCAGACTCAggccgttcccttcactggacccTTCCCTTTACTGCACAACCAGTTATGCTACTTGGCAG GGAATGTAGAGGAGGTGGAGGCAGCAGAGAAAACCACACTGAGGATCTTTAACAGCATCACCTTGGTTCATGATGGCAACATGGTCCTACTGGAG TGGGTTTCTAACCCTTTGAATGATATGTATGCTGATGCAGTCACTACAGTGGTCCTAGAGGTGCAGTCAAATCCAAAAGCTCAAAAAG CCATAAAACCTAGTGAGGAGAAGGTGGATCCAGATGTGTTCCAGAACAGACTGCAAATCATGTTCCA AGACATGTTTGGTGATGAGTGTGTAGACTTAAAGGACAAAAATAATCTGTCTATAACAGTGGATGGCAAGACTGTCTATGTCAACCTAGAGACTAGG ATGGTGGAGTATGAGGACAGCAGTGCAGATGATGAGTCTCTAAAAGAGATGGTAGAGCTGGCCGTGCAGAGGCTGTATGATGCTATGAACCCTGTGATGTAA